The following coding sequences lie in one Longimicrobium sp. genomic window:
- a CDS encoding dienelactone hydrolase family protein codes for MPGLLFDPTSRAGLRPGVIILPGAGGAARHMTVEAMRLARHGAVAIAITPPSARRSGPWRQFTIQDRTEQIQLMKDLQRTVDVLRTRPNVDPQRIAFLGISYGGTMGVQFVGLERRLKAAVLQVADGGLVTHETGPGDGNLARLSCGARNSWLRAMVPIEPIRFIPHASPTPLLLQNGRVDNFVPSADAELLHLAAPEPKTIRWYDAGHALPPQAVADSYEWLHAHIGLDLLKPPS; via the coding sequence GTGCCCGGGTTGCTCTTCGATCCAACTTCACGCGCCGGTCTGCGCCCAGGCGTGATCATCCTGCCGGGCGCCGGCGGCGCGGCGCGTCACATGACGGTCGAAGCCATGAGGCTCGCGAGGCACGGCGCAGTCGCGATCGCCATTACTCCGCCGTCCGCTCGCCGGAGCGGCCCTTGGCGCCAATTCACCATCCAGGACCGGACCGAGCAGATCCAGCTCATGAAAGACCTGCAGCGCACCGTCGACGTTTTGCGTACGCGGCCTAACGTCGATCCGCAGCGCATCGCGTTTCTGGGGATCAGTTACGGCGGTACAATGGGTGTACAATTCGTTGGCCTCGAGCGCCGGCTCAAGGCCGCGGTATTGCAAGTGGCAGATGGGGGCCTCGTCACGCACGAGACAGGTCCGGGAGACGGCAACCTTGCCAGACTGAGCTGCGGTGCGCGCAATAGTTGGCTGCGGGCTATGGTTCCCATCGAGCCGATTCGCTTCATCCCGCATGCGTCGCCCACGCCGCTACTGTTGCAGAACGGGCGGGTCGACAACTTCGTGCCCTCGGCTGATGCGGAACTCTTGCACCTTGCCGCGCCCGAGCCGAAGACCATCCGCTGGTACGATGCGGGTCATGCGCTCCCACCCCAGGCTGTGGCAGACAGCTACGAATGGCTGCATGCACACATCGGTCTCGACCTGCTAAAGCCACCGAGCTGA
- a CDS encoding pitrilysin family protein: MLDSGLARTLSVLAAACTLATGPAQAQRAGTRAAAPAAVAQGQITVPAIGYTRRMLANGLTVYAIRDTGTSNVHVQMVYDVGAKDDPAGRSGFAHLFEHILSRVTRNLAPGQLSRIVEEEAGGTRGADTQYDRTRYFETVPANRLEAMLWAHAERLARSVLDQPVFDAERSAVKDETRERVLAQPYGRLMYYYAYEHSFIRHPYQRPALGTFADIDAATLEEARAFHENFYRPDNATLIVSGNFDPAQLERWVDQHLAPIPRPARPIVRHRMPVQQASAARTVAAYAPNVPLPAVLLSWQRPKGNHADHAALEVLTRILATGESSRLIRRVVREQPLATSIMPANLGFKEAGFFALLAIAAGGRELEAVEAALDAEVARLRDEPVSEAELRGALTEYVSTELFRRESATGRAEALAEGVVVANDPAWSDKMLVAVQRVTASDVQRVARRYLRDDRRVAITYRDEGQRQGPAETEPWQRRTAEALGQTLPAAVGAPNTLAREGERVAPPAPGPQRPIAAPSFAERRLANGMRVVVARSGDLPVAGVYLVVGGGAAADPASRPGVASMTATVAGKGTTRLAHDALAAEFERLGANVGISAGPDATTAFVTAPAANIEAATQLLSEMVRSPALPREELERERRRALDNLRVTLRQPGKVGDLALRRVLFGDAPYGAGAATPASLAALTRDDLTRHHADWWRPDNAQLVIVGSLGPEQGFALAERVFADWRAPAAPLPRMPSNRAGTAGRPRVVVVDMPEADQASVSVALRAPTRADSDYYPVLLANSVLGGLQTGRLYQEVRVRRALSYGAYSLLVTLRDGGLLVAQAQTRNNAVPEVTGVMLGEIRRLAAEPIPADQLARRQTLITGAFGRQVETTSGLGSFLSSLAVQGLPTTSYNSHLASIAAVTPQQVSASVASELDPAQASIVIAGRASEFIDALRAQYPSVEVIPLSRFDFGRAALIGPPQP, translated from the coding sequence ATGCTCGATTCCGGTCTCGCCCGCACCCTATCGGTACTCGCCGCGGCCTGCACGCTTGCGACAGGTCCGGCGCAGGCGCAGCGGGCAGGCACGCGGGCGGCTGCTCCCGCCGCCGTGGCGCAGGGCCAGATCACGGTACCGGCGATTGGCTACACCCGCCGGATGCTGGCGAACGGCCTCACCGTCTACGCGATCCGCGACACCGGCACGTCCAACGTTCACGTCCAGATGGTCTACGACGTCGGTGCCAAGGACGATCCGGCCGGCCGCTCCGGCTTCGCCCACCTGTTCGAGCACATTTTGAGCCGGGTCACCCGCAACCTCGCTCCCGGTCAGTTGAGCCGCATCGTAGAGGAAGAGGCCGGCGGCACCCGCGGCGCCGACACCCAGTACGACAGGACCCGCTATTTCGAGACGGTGCCGGCCAACCGGCTCGAAGCGATGCTGTGGGCGCATGCGGAGCGGCTGGCGCGGTCGGTGCTCGACCAGCCGGTGTTCGATGCGGAGCGGAGCGCCGTCAAAGACGAGACGCGCGAGCGCGTGCTCGCTCAGCCGTATGGACGCCTGATGTACTATTACGCGTACGAGCACAGCTTTATCCGTCACCCGTACCAGCGCCCGGCCCTCGGCACATTTGCGGACATCGATGCCGCGACGCTCGAGGAGGCGCGCGCATTCCACGAGAATTTCTACCGGCCGGACAATGCGACCCTGATCGTTTCCGGAAATTTCGATCCGGCGCAGCTCGAGCGCTGGGTAGACCAGCATCTGGCCCCGATTCCGCGGCCTGCGCGGCCGATCGTGCGCCATAGAATGCCGGTGCAGCAGGCATCGGCCGCCCGCACGGTCGCCGCCTACGCGCCTAACGTGCCGCTCCCCGCCGTGTTGCTGAGCTGGCAGCGGCCGAAGGGGAACCATGCCGATCACGCCGCTCTCGAAGTGCTGACGCGCATTCTAGCGACCGGTGAGTCTTCGCGGCTCATTCGGCGGGTGGTGCGCGAACAGCCGCTGGCCACATCGATCATGCCGGCCAATCTCGGTTTCAAGGAGGCCGGCTTCTTCGCTCTCCTTGCGATCGCCGCCGGCGGCAGGGAACTGGAGGCCGTCGAAGCGGCGCTCGATGCCGAGGTAGCGCGGCTCCGCGACGAGCCGGTGTCAGAGGCGGAGCTGCGCGGGGCGCTCACCGAATACGTCTCCACCGAGCTGTTCCGCCGCGAAAGTGCCACGGGTCGTGCCGAAGCGCTGGCGGAGGGTGTCGTCGTCGCCAACGATCCGGCCTGGAGCGACAAGATGCTGGTGGCGGTGCAGCGGGTGACCGCCTCCGATGTCCAGCGCGTGGCGCGGCGATATCTGCGCGACGACCGGCGCGTCGCGATCACCTATCGTGACGAAGGACAGCGACAGGGCCCCGCCGAGACCGAGCCTTGGCAGCGCCGGACGGCCGAGGCGCTGGGGCAGACGCTGCCGGCGGCAGTCGGCGCGCCGAATACGTTAGCGCGGGAGGGCGAGCGAGTGGCTCCGCCCGCTCCCGGCCCGCAACGGCCGATTGCCGCCCCCTCCTTTGCGGAACGCCGGCTGGCAAATGGGATGCGCGTCGTGGTCGCGCGGTCGGGTGACCTGCCGGTGGCCGGTGTCTACCTGGTGGTGGGAGGGGGTGCGGCGGCCGATCCCGCCAGCCGGCCCGGGGTCGCGTCGATGACCGCGACCGTGGCCGGAAAGGGCACGACGCGGCTGGCACACGACGCTCTGGCCGCGGAGTTTGAGCGGCTCGGCGCCAACGTCGGTATCAGCGCCGGCCCCGATGCCACCACTGCCTTCGTCACGGCACCGGCCGCCAACATCGAAGCGGCGACGCAGCTGCTGAGCGAGATGGTGCGTAGCCCGGCCCTGCCGCGGGAGGAGCTTGAGCGCGAGCGGCGTCGGGCGCTGGACAACCTGCGCGTGACACTTCGCCAGCCCGGAAAGGTCGGCGATCTCGCTTTGCGCCGCGTCCTGTTCGGCGATGCCCCTTATGGCGCCGGCGCGGCCACCCCCGCTTCCCTTGCAGCGCTCACGCGCGACGATCTCACCCGCCACCACGCCGACTGGTGGCGGCCGGACAATGCGCAGTTGGTCATCGTCGGCTCCCTGGGCCCGGAGCAGGGCTTTGCCCTGGCCGAGCGGGTGTTCGCCGACTGGCGCGCCCCGGCGGCCCCTTTGCCGCGCATGCCCTCCAATCGTGCCGGCACGGCCGGCCGCCCGCGCGTCGTCGTCGTCGACATGCCGGAGGCCGATCAGGCATCGGTGTCCGTCGCTCTTCGCGCTCCGACCCGCGCCGACAGCGATTATTATCCGGTGCTCCTGGCCAACAGCGTGCTTGGTGGCCTACAGACAGGGCGCCTGTACCAGGAAGTGCGCGTGCGCCGGGCACTGAGCTACGGCGCCTATAGCCTCCTCGTGACCTTGCGTGACGGAGGCCTGTTGGTGGCTCAGGCCCAGACCCGCAACAATGCGGTTCCGGAAGTGACCGGCGTCATGCTCGGCGAGATTCGGAGGCTCGCCGCCGAGCCGATCCCGGCGGACCAGCTCGCCAGGCGGCAGACGTTGATTACTGGCGCCTTCGGGCGACAGGTGGAGACGACGTCGGGCCTCGGCTCCTTCCTCAGCAGCCTCGCCGTGCAGGGCCTGCCGACGACCAGCTACAACAGCCACCTGGCCAGTATTGCCGCCGTGACGCCGCAACAGGTCTCCGCGTCCGTGGCGAGCGAGCTCGACCCGGCGCAGGCGAGCATCGTCATCGCCGGCCGCGCGAGCGAGTTCATCGACGCACTGCGCGCCCAATATCCCAGCGTCGAGGTAATCCCGCTTTCCCGCTTCGACTTCGGCCGCGCCGCCCTCATCGGCCCCCCGCAGCCATAG
- a CDS encoding MFS transporter: protein MTGILQRFTQIRREEVAPVLASGLTFFFILTALMVLRPAREALGMQRGIEAVRWLFVGTAVVTLALNPVFGMLVSRFRRLVFINATYLFFAASLLVFYALLVMAPAAIGETSGMVFFVWFSVFNLFATMLFWGLMADRFSLEQSKRLFGVIAVGGTLGAIAGPWLASRLAEPLGTAGLLLVAAGSLGLAALSVRAVAHLQPERARPAALDDPGAAPAVDERAVIGGSAWEGLRAVFRSPYLLGIAAYVLIMAVIATFLYFTRLQMVAALGEGLDMRTTVFARMDLYVQLTTLVLQALVAGKLMKHVGVSVTLALLPITAALGFLGLVLVASLATLVVFQAAFNAVDRAIMRPARETLFTVVSRADKYKSKAFIDTFVYRGGDVVGAQVEGVLGRLGMGLAALISVAVPLAVGWAALGVWLGRRQERQAEHRPATAPVETPARAEVGAL, encoded by the coding sequence ATGACCGGCATCCTCCAGCGCTTCACGCAGATCCGCCGGGAGGAGGTCGCGCCGGTGCTCGCATCGGGGCTCACCTTCTTCTTCATCCTCACCGCCCTCATGGTGCTGCGACCCGCCCGGGAGGCGCTGGGGATGCAGCGGGGGATCGAGGCCGTCCGCTGGCTCTTCGTGGGCACGGCGGTGGTCACCCTCGCGCTGAACCCCGTGTTCGGGATGCTGGTGAGCCGCTTCCGCCGCCTGGTCTTCATCAACGCCACGTACCTCTTCTTCGCCGCCAGCCTGCTGGTCTTCTACGCCCTGCTGGTGATGGCGCCGGCGGCCATCGGCGAGACCAGCGGGATGGTCTTCTTCGTCTGGTTCAGCGTCTTCAACCTGTTCGCCACCATGCTCTTCTGGGGCCTGATGGCGGACCGCTTCTCGCTGGAGCAGAGCAAGCGGCTCTTCGGGGTGATCGCGGTGGGCGGCACGCTGGGCGCCATCGCCGGCCCCTGGCTCGCCTCGCGGCTGGCGGAGCCGCTAGGGACCGCAGGGCTCCTGCTGGTGGCGGCGGGTTCGCTGGGGCTGGCGGCGCTCTCGGTGCGGGCGGTGGCGCACCTGCAGCCGGAGCGGGCGCGTCCCGCGGCCCTGGACGACCCCGGGGCGGCCCCCGCGGTGGACGAGCGCGCGGTGATCGGCGGGAGCGCGTGGGAGGGGCTGCGGGCGGTGTTCCGCTCCCCGTACCTGCTCGGCATCGCGGCGTACGTGCTGATCATGGCGGTGATCGCCACCTTCCTCTACTTCACCCGCCTGCAGATGGTGGCCGCCCTGGGCGAGGGCCTGGACATGCGCACCACGGTCTTCGCGCGGATGGACCTCTACGTGCAGCTCACCACCCTGGTGCTGCAGGCGCTGGTGGCGGGCAAGCTGATGAAGCACGTAGGGGTCTCGGTGACGCTGGCGCTGCTGCCGATCACCGCGGCGCTCGGCTTCCTGGGGCTGGTGCTGGTGGCCTCGCTGGCGACGCTGGTGGTCTTCCAGGCGGCCTTCAACGCGGTGGACCGCGCCATCATGCGCCCCGCGCGCGAGACGCTCTTCACCGTGGTGAGCCGCGCGGACAAGTACAAGTCGAAGGCCTTCATCGACACCTTCGTCTACCGCGGTGGCGACGTGGTGGGCGCGCAGGTGGAGGGGGTGCTGGGGCGCCTGGGGATGGGGCTCGCGGCGCTGATCTCGGTCGCGGTGCCGCTCGCCGTCGGCTGGGCCGCCCTCGGCGTCTGGCTCGGCCGGCGGCAGGAGCGGCAGGCGGAGCACCGCCCCGCGACGGCCCCCGTCGAGACCCCCGCGCGGGCCGAGGTGGGCGCGCTCTAG